Part of the Quercus robur chromosome 5, dhQueRobu3.1, whole genome shotgun sequence genome, cattatttacatttttgaaaACCTGCTTCAATGTGTCAAGTCCCCATCTTAAATTcaccacaaataaaaaagatctaaaaaggTCACACAATTATGCTCTGCTTATTCCTTTATTTAGGCAAGTGTGAAAATTGGTCATAATAAACTTCAATATAACAcaattccttctttcttttttccctgtTTGTCTTTTTTTGGGCATTTTCTAATAATGCTCTTGTTACACAGTTGAAAGTACCCTAAATCATTCAGCAAATAAGaatttcattcaaatgaatTTTGTATCGTGATTTAGTAACTCATTTTCTATATGGGGTATAAACTCCTAAAAGAAAGGTTTGGGCTTCCAAATTCATATATTGGCAGATTTAACAAATGAATGACAAAAGGCCCAAATATGGATACAAAAATATGCAATAATTAAAAACTGGTTTTGAGATTGGTCCTCTAATAGGACATCTGATCCATATTTGGCATGCGGCTCGGAGATTTGTTTTTCTCATTTGGATGGTCAAATACAGTTGCCTCACTTGTTGTCAGTAGCAATGAGATACTGTAACACAGAAGCACATGGTGGTGGTTAGGTTAAGGTAGGAAACATATTAGATATGCATAAATTTTTTGCTTGACCAACCATGATCTTTACCTGGCAGCATCGACTAAAGCCGTTCTGACCACTTTGAGAGGATCTATGATTCTCTCCTCCACCATGTCAACATATACACCTGTTTTGCACAAGAACTATTATTAATTAAGTGGCCAGGAAAGTATTAAATAAACAGCTTTAAACAATCATCACTTGATATTAGTCCAAGTGTTGAGAAATTTAGAATGGACAAATATAGAAAAaactagagaagaaaagaaagagaaacaagatcCTCTTGCAATAATTTGGATAATTCAACTTTCATAAGAATTCTCAATATAAACATGTTGGAAAGTTTTCCATTTTTTGTATACAATGCACAAGGCATTGTGGACGCTTCCCATTCCTTCAGGGCCTggacagaaaaagaaattttcatgtACATTTTATTGGACAGAAAAAGCTCCAACTCAGACAACATGAAATTTCCTACACTATTTTGCTTTACCATAGACCAAAAATACCACAGAAGACAGATTTGCAAATGATTCAAGCCCAATAGTCTAAGACCTATTAACGGAAAGAAATTGTAAAGTTGGCTACAATGTTAATTCTTGtaacaaataaaagaacaaaccttTAGCAGCATCAAAACCCAAATTATGATTATCTTGTTCCAACAATTTGCCAATAACCAGTGCACCATCAAAACCAGCATTTGAGGCTATTGTGAATGCAGGTGCCTAAAGCAAATCAAAATGCTCACTGTCAGTATTTAACTGCAAATAAACACCAAGGTAGATGCTGGCTGAggaaattcaacaaataaaaccTTTAGAGCATTCTGGATTATCTTTACGCCTCTTTTCTGGTCTTCATTTACCGTTGGAAGGCTTTCCAAACCTTTTGCAGCATACAAAAGAGCAACACCACCACCTAATAAGGGCAAGCAAGTTACGATTGTTCTTGATGTGCTGTGGATATATATAACCTAGAGGAATGACAAAAATCTAGTTACCTGGCACAATACCCTCTTCCACAGCCGCTCTTGTAGCATTTAAAGCATCCGTGACCCTATCCTTCCTTTCCTCAACTTCTGCCTCACTAGACCCTCCAACCTGACAGAAAATGGATGCATGTCAAGGCAATCACTCACCCACACTGCAGGAATTCAGACAAGTGAACAACATACCTTGAAAACAGCCACACCACCAGACAGCTTTGATAGCCTTTCCTGTGCTTTCTCCTTGTCAAACACGGCATCACTCTTCTCCATAGCTGTCCTCAGCTGTAGAACATCATTAGCATCAGTAAATGTTATGAATCTTCACTTCCATTCATtcctatttttaatttctagagtCCAGATTGAGGCAATctaaataatttccttcccaacTACCAAAAGAGTAAGGCTTAGGGTGTTAAGAATAAATGTAAGTAGCTCTCATGTTTCTATGCTTCACTATAGTTGGTTTTAGAATGTATAAATTAGCTCAGGAACTCTTgctgaaaatttttataaaaaatttaatcaccAAAACACCTTAAGGGTCCTCTTTTCATACAGATGATCAATTCTGAAAATGCTGATTGAGTTAGGGCTTCCTCTGAAGGGGAAAATAGTAGTAACAAAAGTTTGATGGCATTTAACAGAGACTGAAGGATGAGATACTGCATATAGCAAGGATTAAACAAACTGGGAAATTCCCAAGGGAACAATAGAAAATTATGCATCAACAGAAAGTTGTAAGAAGCGACAATTATTTGATAGCACAAACCCAACAAGGCATATAGGGATTGCTTGCAGAATTTTTAAGAACCAGAAATAGTTTAAAAGTATTTGTCTGGCATTGAAATAAGCAAACATGGGTAATTTTACCAGGATCAAAAGTTAAAAGTGTTTTTATCAGAGTTCCCTTCTTCTAATTCTATTCAAAAGCAAACACTTGGGAAAAAACCTATATTCTATGGCAAAAAGGTATGAGTGCATTCAAGGACCCACAAAGTGGAGTCACACCTTGATGAGAGAATTTGTTTAGGGGGAGGGGGATTGAAGAAGAGAGATGGGGAAAAGAGAGATCATCAGTTGGTGTTAACCCTAATTGCAACTTTTACCACCAATGTAATTGAAAATGAAGTTTTGTGAGTAAATTTGAGTTGGATTTgagtattaaaaataaaaaataaaaagccaatgggacaaccaaaaaataaaggtGAGAGCTTTAAACCACTATAAGGAGGTCATCAGAATTGTGATTTCACCCATCATGTAGCACTAAGTGCATTTCTAATGTGTCAAAATTATTGATCAAAAAAATTGGCGAACAATTCATCCAAGTGAATAGCACACTgaataaaacttttgaaaataaataaggaaTTAAAGAGAAAAGCCAACCGCATACCTCTGCACATCTTTCTTCAATCAGCTTCTTATCCCCACCGCCATGTAGAATTATTGTGTCATCAAGAGAGACAGACAcctgttattttattttattttttgaagttagTTATGTCCcaaagaaattcaaatatagCACCGTAGCACACTCTGCTAAAAAACATAAACCTTTTTTGCAGTTCCAAGCATTTCAAATTGCACTTTGTCAAGGGTTAAACCACGGTCTTCAGTGATAACCTGTACAATAAAGGTCttagcataaaaataaaaataaaaaagagaaaaggaaaaaaattctgcatataagtccatatatatatattagaaattaATTTAGGAGTAAAAGATTGCATAACCTCTCCCCCAGTAAGAATGGCAAGATCATCTAAGTTTGCTCTTCTATTTTCCCCAAAACCAGGAGCTTTGATCGCACAAACCTAAACACATGAAATTACACTTGTGGATTATGAAAGTTGACACTACAACAAGCAGACTTAATGTCAAAACATCTTGATAATGaagaaattaaattacaatTGAAGTAATAACAGACCTTACAAATGgtcaatataaaagaaagaaaaatacacctAACACAGCAGATAACTAATGCTCttcaataaatcaaaataatataatcaaatatccaaaacttataaaatcaaatatagGATTATTTACAGATATATAGAGGTACATATGTATAGGCACTCATCAGACTAAGTCACAAGATAATACCTATTCACAAGATATTAAAAAAGGTATCATTTGATAGAAGTCTGGCATTATTTTTAGAGTCACATGTCATTTCAAAGATAGGCCCAGAATTATTCTAGAGCTTGAATTCTAtacattattttgtttactcCATGTGGAAAGATCTCAAGACCAAGAACTCTTGATTATTAACTCTTTAACTTCTTGGGCACTCCATTTGTTTGTGTCCCACTatataagtttctttttttatttcttgatttatgGGAGAAAAAACAACCTTAAGAAAACCTTTCATAATTCAGAAATATGAAGTCATTTAACTgcttacaaaaacaaaatttgttggggggggggggggatgcaATAATGTAGCTCTTCCCCCCAGATGTTTCAGTTTTGATGTTGCTTCTTGTCAAAGGGCCTTCATGTGCTTCAACTATCTATATAGCTCAAGCATGAAGAGCACACAACTGTTGAACATCATATTACCAATAATCGTGTGGCCCtcttgagaaaaatattttgatgtCCAAGGATGTATGAATTACTAGAAATACAAACATATCTATCTCATAAGGATTTCAATATTATTGCAATTCATTAATATATACAAGATATAcacttatcaatatatatatatatatatatatatttcttttttcatacatacatacatacaagATATACGTATACAAGTCATATAATATAACCTGTACTATCTTACACGTTACACATTTTAAAGTAACTTCCAAGTAAAGCCAAGTAATCACCTTAAGCCCAGCATGATGCTTATTGAGTACAAGCATAGAAAGTGCATCACTTTCAACATCCTCAGCCACAACAAGTAGTGCTCTTTTTTTCTGTTAAGAATTCAATAGCAGCAGAAGCAAGAACAAGAACATTTTCTGTAAGTTCACTTGATCATTCACCATTGCCTACGAAAATAGCCCCTCAGGAAAAGGTTAATTACCTGTACTGCTAGCTCCAATATTCTAACAAGTGAATTCATGTCTGAAATTTTCTTGTCATAAATGAGGATCAGGGGGTTCTCTAGTTCCTATGAATATGaagaaacaaattttaggtCACACATCAGAGAAAAAGCTTCCATGTCAAccatacaacaaaagaaaaagtaaaggatGTTGAGAAAGAAATTCAAAATAGGAAGTATGCCAatatccataaattttttttttttttgataagtaataaagatatATAATCAAGAAACTACCTTATGTAGAAAAACATAAGGCAGAGATAAAAGTACAAtgggaaagaaagagaaaaaaagaaaaaaagaaaggaaaggatACTAATTACACAGGAAAGAGCTAAGGAACAAAGGGAgggaatcactagaggtgagtcctcAAGCCCTAGACCAGTCAAATAGAGAGCCACTGAAAGAGGCCAATAACTGGTCATCCGAACTTTCCATGTCCTCAAAAGTCCTCCCATTtcgctccctccaaagacaccacattaagcaTAATGGAGCTAAGTTCCAAATACTAGACACATGCTTTCCaggccaattccaccaaccaaataGAGTATCTGCAACCGATCTTGACAAGACCcaaaaaatcccaaaagatctaaatACCAAACTCCACAACCGATAAGCCTTACCACAGTGAAGTAACAAATAATCCGTCTCCCCATTACAACGGCACATGATACACCAGTCAACAAAAGCCATCCTTCTACCCCTCAAATTGTCACCTGTAAGGATCCTATCCCATACAGTAGTCCACACAAAGAAGGAAACATGCCGaggagccttaaccttccaaacacctttccaaggaaaaataATGGGTAAGGGGCTTCTCAACTTATTGTAAAACGAATGGATATCAAAAACCCCATTCTTTGTCAACTTCCATTGCATATGATCTCCACTCTCAGTGGGAGGTAGATTTGAACCCAAAGTACAGAAGAAATTCATCCACACCACCCATTTCCCAATCATTTGGTCTCCGAATAAAATGAACATTCCAGCTTCTCCGAATAAAATTCATCCATaaattatatacacacacacatataaaatttaaatttgagtgGCCTCTGAAACACGACAAACACAAAGATCAGAGGGCCACCAAAATACTAACTGACAACATGGAATAGAAATAGCAAAAACTTCATGTCAAGACGGATATATGCAAGCTGACTCTACGCCCTTCAATGATATAAGAACATGTATTTTCTTTGatgttgtttgttgtttttgctttgttcaccatcatgaacaccatgtattttctttctttgttttttttcttcatgattgatATTACTCTTATTacctatgaaaaaaaataaggacatGTATTTGCTGATTAGAAAAAAGGTCTAAGGAAATGCActagaaatttaaacatttgcaCCTCATCTGCTCAGGGGAAAATAGtctaatatatatacaataagagagggggggggggggggggggggggggggtgtgggagGGATGGGAAGCAGCAGCACATTCTTATTACTAGTGACCTAATTCTAGCACTAAGTCCTGTTTGAAGTACAAATATACCGGAAACAACAATAAAGATCTGAACTTACACATTTCTGGGTCTTATGATCAGTAACAAAATAAGGAGATATGTAGCCTCTGGCTAGCTTCATTCCTTCCACCACTTCTAACTCATTATCCATCGTATTCCCATCCTACAAATTTTGAATCATAAATAAGCAATATCGAACTGTATCAAATTTAACTATCATAAACattagaagaaacaaaaaagatgCTCACAGCGACAGTAATGACTCCTTCCTTTCCAACTTTCTCCATTGCTCTAGCTATAAGATCTCCAATCTCACTTTCACCATTTGCTGAAATAGTTGCAACCTAACatatttataaattgataaaCAAACGTTAGAGCAAGAGATCATATATAAAGTAGTAAAATACATATCAAATGTAAATTTAGCAAGAGAAATCAACATTGTGCATGGTACAAACACCAATGATATTCATGAACACTTATTAGAAAGATTTAAAACCCCACATGAATGCAAAAATTTCTCAGAACTAGGTTTGCAAGAAGTCATTTTCCCATCCCTTAAAAGTACCACAcagattttctttttaactagAGTATAAAATAAATCCCACTTCTAGGATCATAATAGCAAGATAgttcaagaaaatattacaTAACACAACCTTTCCTACCAAACAAATCCAAAATGAGAGATTACTCTCTAAGAAGTCCATCACCTGTTTAATTTCTTCTGATGTGCTTATCATCAATGCTTTGCTTTTCAGATCAGATAAAACAGCATCGACTGCCATATTAATACCACTCCGCAAATCCATCACATTCACACCGGCAGCTACTGACTTGCACCCTTCCATGAGTATTGCCTGAGTTAGGACAGTTGCACAAGTAGTACCTGCAAACAGATAAGAATCAGATTGAAACTAAGTAGAAGATATCTCACTATACATTGATGAAAAAGAGTAGTAACAACCCTTCAACATTACTTATGAACTTCTTTCTATTCGTATGTTGTACACACACCCACTATATTTTGATCctacaacctcaccctccacccaTTCTTATGGAAGGAAGAAGTGTCACTTGAGTTAGAGCTGATTGGCTCACTTATGTGCATAACATCAGGTAGAAATAAACTACATTATTCTAAGGATTCAGATCAAAACAAAATGCAATCCTAAGTAGCTGAGAGTTGAGAGCTGCCTGgagcattttctttctttctttttttagctCCAAAAGAAGTACCTTCAAGGTACATGTCTAATTGATACTTCATTGCATT contains:
- the LOC126725111 gene encoding chaperonin CPN60-like 2, mitochondrial isoform X2 — protein: MHRIVSKLASSITSSTSRKVVCSRVVCNRNYGAKAINFGVGARAAMLQGVSEVAEAVKVTMGPKGRNVIIERSHKDPQVTKDGVTVAKSISFKEKAKNVGADLVKQVAIATNTAAGDGTTCATVLTQAILMEGCKSVAAGVNVMDLRSGINMAVDAVLSDLKSKALMISTSEEIKQVATISANGESEIGDLIARAMEKVGKEGVITVADGNTMDNELEVVEGMKLARGYISPYFVTDHKTQKCELENPLILIYDKKISDMNSLVRILELAVQKKRALLVVAEDVESDALSMLVLNKHHAGLKVCAIKAPGFGVITEDRGLTLDKVQFEMLGTAKKVSVSLDDTIILHGGGDKKLIEERCAELRTAMEKSDAVFDKEKAQERLSKLSGGVAVFKVGGSSEAEVEERKDRVTDALNATRAAVEEGIVPGGGVALLYAAKGLESLPTVNEDQKRGVKIIQNALKAPAFTIASNAGFDGALVIGKLLEQDNHNLGFDAAKGVYVDMVEERIIDPLKVVRTALVDAASISLLLTTSEATVFDHPNEKNKSPSRMPNMDQMSY
- the LOC126725111 gene encoding chaperonin CPN60-like 2, mitochondrial isoform X3: MHRIVSKLASSITSSTSRKVVCSRVVCNRNYGAKAINFGVGARAAMLQGVSEVAEAVKVTMGPKGRNVIIERSHKDPQVTKDGVTVAKSISFKEKAKNVGADLVKQVAIATNTAAGDGTTCATVLTQAILMEGCKSVAAGVNVMDLRSGINMAVDAVLSDLKSKALMISTSEEIKQVATISANGESEIGDLIARAMEKVGKEGVITVADGNTMDNELEVVEGMKLARGYISPYFVTDHKTQKCELENPLILIYDKKISDMNSLVRILELAVQKKRALLVVAEDVESDALSMLVLNKHHAGLKVCAIKAPGFGENRRANLDDLAILTGGEVITEDRGLTLDKVQFEMLGTAKKVSVSLDDTIILHGGGDKKLIEERCAEAPAFTIASNAGFDGALVIGKLLEQDNHNLGFDAAKGVYVDMVEERIIDPLKVVRTALVDAASISLLLTTSEATVFDHPNEKNKSPSRMPNMDQMSY
- the LOC126725111 gene encoding chaperonin CPN60-like 2, mitochondrial isoform X1, encoding MHRIVSKLASSITSSTSRKVVCSRVVCNRNYGAKAINFGVGARAAMLQGVSEVAEAVKVTMGPKGRNVIIERSHKDPQVTKDGVTVAKSISFKEKAKNVGADLVKQVAIATNTAAGDGTTCATVLTQAILMEGCKSVAAGVNVMDLRSGINMAVDAVLSDLKSKALMISTSEEIKQVATISANGESEIGDLIARAMEKVGKEGVITVADGNTMDNELEVVEGMKLARGYISPYFVTDHKTQKCELENPLILIYDKKISDMNSLVRILELAVQKKRALLVVAEDVESDALSMLVLNKHHAGLKVCAIKAPGFGENRRANLDDLAILTGGEVITEDRGLTLDKVQFEMLGTAKKVSVSLDDTIILHGGGDKKLIEERCAELRTAMEKSDAVFDKEKAQERLSKLSGGVAVFKVGGSSEAEVEERKDRVTDALNATRAAVEEGIVPGGGVALLYAAKGLESLPTVNEDQKRGVKIIQNALKAPAFTIASNAGFDGALVIGKLLEQDNHNLGFDAAKGVYVDMVEERIIDPLKVVRTALVDAASISLLLTTSEATVFDHPNEKNKSPSRMPNMDQMSY